Proteins found in one Prochlorothrix hollandica PCC 9006 = CALU 1027 genomic segment:
- a CDS encoding Fe2+-dependent dioxygenase has protein sequence MILEISDILTPNVFKQLQESLGQAEKQGQFIDGKATAGWNAKTVKQNLQLSKTAPCHGPAHAHVTQALHDHHLVQSAVRPRHIHSLLFSRYDIGMAYGSHTDNALMGQWRSDVSFTLFLNAPQDYHGGELVIETSTKTESYKLEANTVLLYPSSSLHWVNPITEGVRWAAVGWIQSWVRDPARRELLFDLDVVRRSLFAQQGKTVEFDLLSKSVSNLLRQWVD, from the coding sequence ATGATTTTAGAGATTTCCGATATTTTGACTCCGAACGTTTTTAAGCAGTTACAAGAAAGCTTAGGACAGGCAGAAAAACAGGGACAGTTTATCGATGGCAAGGCCACCGCAGGCTGGAACGCAAAGACGGTTAAACAGAATTTGCAACTGAGTAAAACAGCCCCCTGTCATGGCCCAGCCCATGCCCACGTCACCCAAGCCCTCCATGACCATCATCTGGTGCAGTCGGCGGTGCGCCCTCGCCACATTCATTCTCTTTTATTTAGTCGGTATGATATCGGCATGGCCTATGGGAGCCACACTGATAATGCCTTAATGGGACAATGGCGATCGGATGTTTCTTTTACCCTATTTCTCAACGCACCCCAGGATTATCACGGGGGAGAATTAGTCATTGAAACCTCAACGAAAACTGAGAGTTATAAGCTGGAAGCCAATACGGTTTTATTGTATCCTTCCTCCAGTTTACATTGGGTCAATCCCATAACCGAAGGGGTGCGCTGGGCGGCGGTGGGGTGGATTCAAAGTTGGGTTCGGGATCCGGCCCGTCGGGAACTGCTGTTTGATCTCGATGTGGTGCGGCGATCGCTGTTTGCCCAGCAGGGAAAAACCGTTGAGTTTGATTTATTGTCCAAAAGCGTCAGTAATTTACTGCGGCAATGGGTGGACTAG
- the metH gene encoding methionine synthase yields MDSLFLNRLYSPDRPVIVLDGAMGTNLQTQNLTAEDFGGADYEGCNEYLVITKPEAVKIVHRDFLAAGADVIETDTFGGSTFVLAEYGLEDRAYELNHAAAVLARECAAEFSTPEKPRFVAGSIGPGTKLPTLGHIDYDTLHAALIPQIEGLMDGGVDLMLVETCQDVLQIKAALNAIETVFAAKGRRLPLMVSVTMEQTGTMLVGSDISAVVSILEPYPINILGLNCATGPDLMMDHIQYLTENAPFVISCVPNAGLPENVGGQAHYKLTPLELRMALLRFVEGMGVQIIGGCCGTRPSHIKALADMAQDLQPKARPVRIPFTPSPATGSPASPRTLLNYVPAAASIYSAQPYEQDNSFLIIGERLNASGSKKCRDLLVAEDWDGLVSLAKEQVKEGAHILDVNVDYVGRDGEKDMHELVSRVVTNVTLPLMLDSTEWTKMEAGLKVAGGKCLLNSTNYEDGDERFFKVLELAKIYGAGVVVGTIDEDGMARTAQKKFEIAQRAYGDALAYGIPAHELFYDPLALPISTGIEEDRVNGRETMESIRLIRENLPGVHIILGVSNISFGLNPAARIALNSVFLHDAMAVGLDGAIVSAAKILPLSKIEPDHQTICRDLIYDRRGFEGDICTYDPLTKLTQLFEGVSTKDTRSTASLASLPIDERLKQHIIDGERIGLTDALNLALESHPPLTIINTFLLDGMKVVGELFGSGQMQLPFVLQSAETMKAAVAHLEPYMEKEEGDDNAKGTFLIATVKGDVHDIGKNLVDIILTNNGYRVINLGIKQSVDNIIAAYREHPVDCIAMSGLLVKSTAFMKDNLERFNTEGITVPVILGGAALTPKFVNQDCQGVYNGQVIYGKDAFADLHFMDKLMPAKKAGEWDDRQGFQGDPVLAAPIAAPPDQPGQPSDPEITEEFGEEDTRRSEFVTLDLERPTPPFWGSQILQGAAIPLEEVFGYLDLQALFVGQWQFRKPKDQSREDYDAFIAEKVQPILTEWKTRILAENLLQPQVVYGYFPCQSLGNSLLIYASPEDTTTPIATFQFPRQKQNRRLCIADFFAPQDSGQVDVFPMQAVTVGQGATDFANTLFGGDRYSDYLYFHGMAVQVAEAMAEWVHARIRRELGYGHLEPATIRDVLQQRYQGSRYSFGYPACPNILDQYTQLDLLETDRIGLHMDDSEQLEPEQSTTAIITYHPAAKYFSA; encoded by the coding sequence ATGGACAGCCTCTTCCTCAACCGTCTCTACAGTCCCGATCGCCCCGTCATCGTCCTGGATGGGGCCATGGGCACCAATCTACAAACCCAAAACCTCACCGCTGAAGACTTTGGGGGCGCTGACTATGAAGGCTGTAACGAGTATTTGGTGATTACGAAACCGGAAGCGGTCAAAATCGTACACCGGGACTTTCTGGCAGCGGGGGCCGATGTCATTGAAACCGACACATTTGGGGGCAGCACCTTTGTGCTGGCGGAATATGGCCTGGAGGATCGGGCCTATGAGTTGAACCATGCCGCCGCTGTGCTGGCGCGGGAGTGTGCCGCTGAATTCAGCACCCCGGAAAAACCCCGCTTTGTGGCCGGTTCCATCGGTCCAGGCACCAAACTGCCCACCCTGGGCCACATCGACTATGACACCCTCCACGCCGCCCTGATTCCCCAAATCGAAGGGTTGATGGATGGGGGGGTGGACTTGATGTTGGTGGAAACCTGCCAAGATGTGTTGCAAATTAAAGCGGCTTTGAACGCGATCGAAACCGTCTTTGCCGCCAAAGGGCGACGCTTGCCCCTGATGGTATCCGTCACCATGGAACAAACCGGCACCATGTTGGTGGGGTCTGACATCAGCGCCGTGGTCTCGATCCTGGAACCCTATCCCATCAATATCCTGGGGCTAAACTGCGCCACCGGACCCGACTTGATGATGGATCACATTCAGTATTTGACGGAAAACGCCCCCTTTGTCATTTCCTGCGTGCCCAATGCCGGACTGCCGGAAAACGTGGGTGGCCAAGCCCACTACAAGCTCACCCCCCTAGAGCTACGCATGGCCCTGTTGCGGTTTGTGGAAGGGATGGGGGTGCAGATCATTGGAGGCTGCTGTGGCACCCGCCCCAGCCACATCAAAGCCCTGGCGGACATGGCCCAGGATCTCCAACCCAAAGCCCGCCCGGTGCGCATTCCCTTCACCCCCTCCCCCGCCACCGGCAGCCCCGCCTCCCCCCGAACCCTGTTGAACTATGTCCCCGCCGCCGCCTCCATCTACTCTGCCCAACCCTATGAGCAGGACAATTCCTTTTTAATCATCGGGGAGCGCTTAAATGCCAGTGGTTCCAAAAAATGCCGGGACTTACTGGTGGCGGAAGACTGGGATGGGCTGGTGTCCCTCGCCAAGGAACAGGTGAAGGAAGGTGCCCATATTCTCGACGTGAACGTTGATTATGTGGGGCGGGATGGGGAAAAGGATATGCATGAACTGGTGTCCCGGGTGGTCACCAATGTCACCTTGCCCCTGATGCTGGACTCCACAGAATGGACGAAAATGGAGGCCGGTTTAAAGGTGGCCGGGGGCAAGTGTTTGCTCAACTCCACCAACTACGAAGATGGGGATGAACGCTTTTTTAAGGTCTTAGAACTGGCCAAAATCTACGGCGCGGGGGTGGTGGTGGGCACCATTGATGAGGACGGCATGGCCCGCACAGCCCAAAAGAAATTTGAAATTGCCCAGCGGGCCTATGGGGATGCGTTGGCCTATGGCATTCCCGCCCACGAATTGTTTTATGATCCCCTGGCTCTGCCCATTTCCACGGGCATTGAAGAAGACCGGGTTAATGGTCGGGAAACCATGGAATCGATCCGCTTAATTCGGGAGAATTTGCCGGGGGTTCATATTATTTTAGGGGTCTCTAATATTTCCTTTGGCTTAAATCCTGCTGCCCGTATTGCTTTAAATTCCGTCTTTTTACATGATGCCATGGCGGTGGGGTTGGATGGGGCCATTGTCAGTGCCGCCAAGATTCTGCCCCTGTCCAAGATTGAACCCGATCACCAGACGATCTGCCGGGATTTAATCTACGATCGCCGAGGCTTCGAGGGAGATATTTGCACCTATGATCCCCTCACCAAACTGACCCAATTATTCGAGGGAGTCAGCACCAAAGACACCCGATCGACGGCTTCCTTAGCCAGCCTGCCCATCGATGAACGCCTCAAACAACACATTATTGATGGGGAACGCATTGGTCTCACTGATGCCCTGAACCTGGCCCTAGAAAGCCATCCTCCCCTGACCATTATTAATACCTTTTTGCTGGATGGCATGAAGGTGGTGGGGGAACTGTTTGGGTCGGGCCAAATGCAATTGCCCTTTGTGCTGCAATCGGCGGAAACCATGAAAGCAGCGGTGGCCCACCTGGAACCCTACATGGAAAAAGAGGAGGGCGACGATAACGCCAAGGGCACCTTCTTAATTGCCACGGTCAAGGGAGATGTCCATGACATTGGCAAAAATTTGGTGGATATTATCCTTACCAATAATGGCTATCGGGTCATTAATTTGGGCATTAAACAGTCCGTGGATAACATCATCGCAGCCTATCGGGAACACCCCGTAGATTGCATTGCTATGAGTGGCCTGTTGGTGAAATCCACCGCTTTTATGAAGGATAACCTGGAGCGCTTTAATACCGAAGGCATTACGGTACCAGTAATTTTGGGGGGGGCGGCCTTAACCCCCAAATTTGTTAACCAGGATTGCCAAGGGGTCTATAACGGCCAGGTCATTTACGGGAAAGATGCCTTTGCCGATCTCCATTTCATGGATAAGCTGATGCCTGCTAAAAAGGCGGGAGAGTGGGACGATCGCCAGGGCTTCCAGGGGGATCCGGTGCTAGCTGCCCCGATCGCCGCCCCCCCTGACCAGCCTGGGCAACCCAGCGATCCAGAGATCACCGAGGAATTTGGGGAAGAGGATACCCGGCGATCGGAGTTCGTCACCCTGGATCTGGAGCGGCCCACGCCCCCCTTTTGGGGTAGCCAAATCCTCCAAGGTGCAGCGATTCCCCTGGAGGAAGTCTTTGGCTATTTGGATCTCCAAGCACTGTTTGTGGGGCAATGGCAATTCCGCAAACCCAAGGATCAATCGCGGGAGGATTATGATGCCTTTATCGCGGAAAAAGTGCAGCCCATTTTGACAGAATGGAAAACCCGAATCCTGGCGGAAAACCTGCTGCAACCCCAGGTGGTTTACGGTTACTTTCCCTGCCAATCCCTGGGCAACAGTTTGCTGATTTATGCCAGCCCTGAGGACACCACCACCCCGATCGCCACCTTTCAGTTTCCCCGCCAAAAACAAAACCGTCGCCTCTGTATTGCCGACTTCTTTGCACCCCAGGACTCGGGCCAGGTGGATGTCTTCCCCATGCAGGCGGTGACCGTGGGCCAAGGGGCCACCGACTTCGCCAACACCCTCTTTGGGGGCGATCGCTACAGTGACTACCTCTATTTCCATGGCATGGCAGTACAGGTCGCAGAGGCCATGGCGGAGTGGGTTCATGCCCGCATTCGCCGGGAATTAGGCTATGGACACCTGGAACCCGCCACCATCCGCGATGTGCTGCAACAACGGTACCAAGGCTCCCGCTATAGCTTCGGTTATCCCGCTTGCCCCAATATCCTCGATCAGTACACCCAGCTTGACCTGCTGGAGACCGATCGCATTGGTCTCCACATGGACGACAGCGAGCAACTGGAACCGGAGCAGTCCACCACGGCCATCATCACCTACCACCCCGCCGCCAAATACTTCAGCGCCTAA
- a CDS encoding ATP-binding protein — MDDQELTALLGDLESDRVERKASTSDGKKIRQAICAFANDLPNHKKSGVLFVGVKDNGTCANLSITDELLLSLSSIRSEGKILPFPVLQVNKRILDGCELAVVIVEPSDAPPVRFDGRTYIRVGPRRATATPEEERRLNEKRRARDLPFDLQSLPSTSLADLNLEFFQQSYLPVTLAPDVLEENQRSLDQQLASARFTTPPPESCPTVLGILTIGKEPRFFVPGHYVQFLRVDGTELGDPIKDQKEISGSLLDILRILDETLQINIATASDITRQSLEIQQPDYPIQALQQLARNAVMHRSYEQTNAPVKVYWFNDRIEIQNPGGLFGQVNQANFGQGGTDYRNPHLAGVMKDLGYVQRFGYGIPTAKRALERNGNPPPEFSLDDTFTSVIIRSKP; from the coding sequence ATGGATGATCAAGAGCTGACGGCACTTCTCGGTGATCTTGAATCTGATAGAGTTGAACGTAAAGCGTCAACTTCAGATGGTAAAAAAATAAGACAGGCAATTTGTGCCTTCGCTAACGATCTACCCAACCACAAAAAGTCTGGAGTTCTTTTTGTAGGCGTTAAGGATAATGGCACCTGCGCCAACTTGTCGATTACAGATGAGCTGCTCCTGAGCCTTTCCAGCATACGCTCTGAAGGAAAAATCTTGCCATTTCCGGTATTGCAAGTTAACAAACGTATTCTAGATGGCTGTGAATTGGCAGTCGTTATTGTCGAGCCATCAGATGCTCCTCCCGTTAGATTCGACGGACGGACTTATATTCGAGTTGGCCCTAGACGCGCAACCGCCACACCTGAAGAAGAACGTCGCCTTAATGAAAAAAGACGCGCAAGAGACCTACCTTTTGATTTACAATCACTGCCCTCGACTAGCCTTGCTGATCTTAACTTAGAGTTCTTTCAACAATCTTATTTGCCTGTTACCCTGGCTCCAGATGTATTAGAGGAAAACCAGCGCTCCCTTGACCAGCAACTGGCCTCAGCCCGTTTTACTACTCCTCCACCAGAGTCTTGCCCCACAGTTTTAGGAATTCTGACCATTGGTAAAGAACCTAGGTTCTTTGTTCCTGGCCACTATGTTCAGTTTTTAAGAGTAGATGGTACTGAGTTGGGCGATCCCATTAAAGATCAAAAGGAAATCAGTGGCTCATTGTTGGATATTCTGCGAATCCTAGATGAAACATTACAAATCAATATTGCGACTGCCTCTGATATTACTCGTCAGAGTCTGGAAATACAGCAACCAGACTATCCGATCCAAGCCCTACAACAGCTTGCTAGAAATGCTGTGATGCACCGATCCTATGAACAAACGAATGCTCCCGTTAAGGTGTATTGGTTTAACGATCGCATTGAAATCCAAAATCCAGGGGGATTATTTGGTCAAGTTAATCAAGCCAATTTTGGTCAAGGTGGCACAGATTACCGTAATCCTCACCTCGCTGGGGTGATGAAAGATTTAGGCTACGTGCAGCGTTTTGGTTATGGCATACCCACTGCTAAACGTGCATTGGAAAGAAATGGTAACCCTCCCCCGGAATTCTCTTTAGATGACACGTTTACATCAGTCATTATTAGGAGCAAGCCATGA
- a CDS encoding ParA family protein: MTPPILAFFNNKGGVGKTSLVYHLAWMYFDLGLKVIAADLDPQANLTAAFLDEDRLEEIWEGGNTDSYNTIFRCVKPLLSGIGDIATPNLEKIEDGLSLLIGDLQLSGFEDELSSQWSDCLDRKERAFRVISAFWRVLSQSASVDSADDSADVILVDLGPNLGALNRAALIASDYVIVPLSPDLFSLQGLKNLGPTVRRWRGEWQERLPKNPVLDLALPPGKMQPIGYVILQHGVRFDRPVKAFQRWIERIPHTYNTEVIQRQGEIISTPARDPNRLALLKHYQSLMPMAQESHKPIFHLKPADGAIGSHISAVRDVYQDFKALAQEIADRTELLLPDSP, encoded by the coding sequence ATGACCCCACCCATTCTTGCCTTCTTCAACAATAAAGGAGGAGTTGGAAAAACATCCCTCGTCTATCATTTAGCTTGGATGTATTTTGATCTAGGCTTAAAAGTGATAGCAGCCGATTTAGATCCTCAAGCTAACTTAACAGCGGCTTTTCTAGATGAAGATCGATTGGAAGAAATCTGGGAAGGTGGTAATACTGACAGCTATAATACTATCTTTCGATGCGTCAAGCCCTTATTAAGTGGTATCGGCGATATTGCAACTCCAAATCTAGAGAAAATAGAAGATGGATTAAGCCTTTTAATTGGCGACTTACAGCTTTCTGGGTTTGAAGATGAATTGTCCTCCCAGTGGTCTGATTGCCTCGATCGCAAAGAACGAGCTTTCAGGGTTATCTCTGCTTTTTGGCGAGTTTTAAGTCAATCAGCTTCTGTGGATAGTGCCGATGATAGTGCTGACGTTATTTTGGTTGATTTAGGACCTAACTTAGGAGCACTTAACCGAGCGGCCCTGATTGCCTCGGACTACGTTATCGTTCCTCTCTCACCCGATCTTTTCTCCTTACAGGGACTCAAGAACCTGGGTCCAACCGTAAGACGTTGGCGAGGAGAATGGCAGGAGCGTCTTCCTAAAAACCCAGTCCTAGACCTTGCACTACCACCAGGGAAAATGCAACCCATTGGTTACGTTATTCTCCAGCATGGTGTTCGATTTGATCGCCCTGTAAAAGCATTTCAACGATGGATCGAGCGAATTCCACATACTTACAATACTGAAGTTATTCAAAGACAAGGTGAAATTATCTCGACTCCAGCAAGAGATCCAAATCGATTAGCGTTACTGAAACACTATCAAAGCTTAATGCCAATGGCCCAAGAGTCCCATAAACCCATTTTTCATCTTAAACCGGCTGATGGGGCGATCGGTTCTCACATCTCTGCGGTTAGAGATGTCTATCAGGACTTTAAAGCGCTGGCTCAGGAGATTGCCGATCGCACTGAACTCCTATTGCCTGACTCTCCATAA
- a CDS encoding thiazole synthase encodes MPTLERENTSPPASADRPTLALNDRPLTIAGRIFRSRLMTGTGKYRTFEEMGQSIETSGCEIVTVAVRRVQTQAPGHGGLAEAIDWSKIWMLPNTAGCQTAEDAVRVARLGREMAKLLGQEDNNFVKLEVIPDSKYLLPDPIGTLQAAEQLVKEGFAVLPYINADPLLAKRLEEMGCATVMPLGSPIGSGQGIRNAANIGIIIENATIPVVVDAGIGTPSEAAQAMEMGADALLINTAIAQAAHPAAMAQAMGLAAQAGRLAYLAGRIPIKAYASASSPLSGLVGQEG; translated from the coding sequence ATGCCCACATTAGAACGAGAGAACACCTCCCCCCCAGCGTCAGCCGATCGCCCCACCCTAGCCTTGAACGATCGGCCCTTGACCATTGCCGGACGGATCTTCCGATCGCGCCTCATGACCGGCACCGGCAAATACCGCACCTTTGAGGAAATGGGCCAAAGCATTGAGACCAGTGGCTGCGAGATCGTCACCGTGGCCGTGCGGCGGGTCCAAACCCAGGCACCGGGCCATGGGGGACTGGCGGAAGCCATCGACTGGAGCAAAATTTGGATGCTGCCCAACACAGCCGGCTGTCAAACCGCAGAGGACGCAGTGCGAGTGGCTCGATTAGGGCGAGAAATGGCGAAGCTCTTGGGCCAAGAGGACAATAACTTTGTCAAACTTGAGGTTATTCCCGATAGCAAGTATTTACTCCCCGATCCCATCGGCACCCTCCAGGCGGCGGAACAACTGGTCAAAGAAGGATTTGCAGTGCTGCCCTACATCAACGCTGACCCCCTCCTGGCCAAACGGTTGGAAGAGATGGGTTGCGCCACCGTGATGCCCCTGGGATCCCCCATTGGTTCAGGCCAGGGCATCCGTAACGCCGCCAATATCGGCATTATTATCGAAAATGCCACAATTCCCGTGGTAGTGGATGCGGGCATTGGCACCCCCAGCGAAGCAGCCCAAGCCATGGAGATGGGAGCCGATGCCTTGTTGATTAATACAGCGATCGCCCAAGCAGCCCACCCCGCCGCCATGGCCCAAGCCATGGGACTCGCGGCCCAAGCTGGGCGACTGGCCTACCTCGCTGGACGCATTCCCATCAAAGCCTACGCCAGCGCCAGTTCCCCCCTATCCGGCCTTGTGGGGCAGGAGGGTTAG
- a CDS encoding RNA recognition motif domain-containing protein translates to MTVYVGNLSYEVTETDLNNVFTDYGTVKKVKVPMDRETGRMRGFAFIEMSSEEEEDKAIGELDGAEWLGRTLKVNKARPRTENKPSGGNWGGDRGF, encoded by the coding sequence ATGACCGTTTACGTCGGTAATCTCTCTTATGAGGTTACAGAAACCGACCTGAACAACGTGTTCACGGATTACGGTACTGTTAAGAAGGTTAAAGTACCCATGGACCGGGAAACAGGTCGGATGCGAGGCTTCGCATTTATCGAAATGTCTTCTGAAGAAGAAGAAGATAAGGCTATCGGAGAACTCGACGGAGCAGAGTGGCTAGGACGTACTCTCAAGGTCAATAAAGCTCGTCCTCGCACGGAAAATAAACCGTCCGGGGGCAATTGGGGTGGAGATCGGGGCTTTTAG
- a CDS encoding RNA-guided endonuclease InsQ/TnpB family protein — protein MKVRYQYRIYPTPQQVKGLNQLFGCCRVVYNDALAIVRSVPQGEKWPSNAELQKLVITQAKKTAEREWLADVSAVPLQQSVQDLGAAFKNFFESRSGKRKGSKVGFPRLKLKTANIRKDFLHKTTTQLIHENQVVVLEDLAVKNMLGNRKLARAISEQGWGTARTMCEAKANRVNDREVRIISRWEPTSQICSDCGFRWGKVA, from the coding sequence ATGAAAGTACGATACCAGTACCGAATTTATCCGACACCGCAACAGGTCAAAGGGCTGAATCAGCTTTTTGGGTGTTGCCGAGTTGTGTACAACGACGCGCTGGCGATTGTGCGGTCAGTGCCGCAGGGCGAGAAATGGCCCAGCAATGCTGAACTGCAAAAGCTGGTGATCACTCAGGCCAAAAAGACGGCTGAACGGGAATGGTTGGCCGATGTGTCAGCCGTGCCCTTGCAGCAGTCGGTTCAGGATTTAGGTGCTGCCTTCAAGAACTTTTTTGAGAGCCGTAGCGGTAAACGAAAAGGGTCAAAGGTGGGCTTCCCTCGGCTGAAGCTAAAAACGGCCAATATCCGAAAAGACTTTCTGCACAAGACCACGACCCAGCTCATCCACGAAAATCAAGTGGTGGTGTTGGAGGATCTGGCGGTGAAGAATATGCTTGGTAATCGGAAGTTGGCACGGGCCATCAGTGAGCAAGGTTGGGGCACCGCACGAACCATGTGTGAGGCCAAGGCCAACAGGGTTAATGATCGAGAGGTCAGGATCATCAGTCGGTGGGAGCCAACCAGTCAGATCTGTTCTGATTGTGGCTTTCGGTGGGGCAAGGTTGC
- the rpsU gene encoding 30S ribosomal protein S21, whose product MAQVLLGENEHLESALRRFKRTVSQAGIFADIKKNNYFETPTEKRKRKEIARRKENRRFRRNKSNH is encoded by the coding sequence ATGGCACAGGTTTTATTAGGCGAAAACGAACACCTCGAATCGGCGCTGCGTCGCTTTAAGCGGACTGTCTCTCAGGCGGGCATTTTTGCAGATATTAAAAAGAACAACTACTTTGAGACTCCTACGGAGAAGCGTAAGCGCAAGGAAATCGCCCGTCGCAAGGAAAACCGCCGCTTCCGTCGTAACAAGTCCAATCACTAA
- a CDS encoding RuBisCO accumulation factor 1 — MTQSTSGFQPPPSSLSDTDTQALLLMLRRKEQNWVEWGKACQVLQRAGHSAQDIFEGTGFEPVQQNQIIVAAQVYDSLVKGEASADLLDHFQGRGSDVLYELRRLSQEQRVQAAALVLHHRLEFDEAKELAKAYQEFTRMRIPPEGFEANPGDALAHYCWRLARSRTDLQERSRLIAKGLRFSTSPTARQKLEQLLTDFTVVALRSAPTMPFYRLEQEEDLPRVIPVVGTLPLQAADLQTGVPLERSTGLFQVLRSPEAGAWIALPGWQSIVAAIDPVAVQCHSATLPKPPPGTPETVMVLIDLAQQDWDGESYYACEAEGMVQFSWFAESPSEPLLGRVVVVVRPARILDEDAITMPWQLDE, encoded by the coding sequence ATGACCCAATCTACCTCTGGCTTTCAGCCCCCCCCCAGCAGCCTCAGCGACACAGACACCCAAGCCCTACTGTTGATGTTGCGACGGAAAGAACAAAACTGGGTGGAATGGGGTAAAGCCTGCCAAGTGCTGCAACGGGCAGGCCACAGCGCCCAAGATATCTTTGAGGGGACGGGCTTTGAGCCGGTGCAACAGAATCAAATTATTGTGGCCGCTCAAGTCTATGACTCCCTGGTGAAGGGGGAGGCCAGCGCCGATCTGCTGGATCACTTCCAGGGGCGGGGCAGCGATGTCTTGTATGAATTGCGGCGGCTGAGCCAGGAACAACGGGTGCAGGCAGCGGCCTTAGTCCTGCACCACCGCCTAGAGTTTGACGAAGCCAAGGAATTAGCCAAGGCGTACCAGGAATTTACCCGAATGCGGATCCCGCCGGAGGGCTTTGAAGCCAACCCCGGCGATGCCCTAGCCCATTATTGTTGGCGACTGGCCCGATCCCGCACCGATTTACAGGAGCGATCGCGGCTGATCGCCAAGGGTCTACGGTTTAGCACCTCCCCCACCGCCCGCCAGAAGCTGGAGCAGTTGCTGACGGATTTCACCGTGGTGGCGTTGCGATCTGCCCCCACCATGCCCTTCTATCGCTTGGAACAGGAGGAAGATCTGCCCCGGGTGATTCCGGTGGTGGGCACCCTCCCCCTCCAGGCCGCAGATCTACAAACGGGGGTGCCCCTGGAGCGTTCCACGGGTCTGTTTCAGGTGTTGCGATCGCCGGAAGCCGGTGCTTGGATCGCCCTGCCCGGTTGGCAGTCGATCGTGGCGGCGATCGATCCCGTCGCAGTGCAGTGCCATAGTGCCACCTTGCCCAAGCCGCCCCCTGGCACCCCAGAAACGGTGATGGTGCTGATTGATCTGGCCCAGCAGGACTGGGACGGGGAAAGCTACTATGCCTGCGAGGCTGAGGGCATGGTGCAGTTTAGTTGGTTTGCGGAGTCCCCCTCAGAACCCCTCCTAGGACGGGTGGTGGTGGTGGTGCGGCCTGCCCGAATTTTGGATGAGGATGCCATTACCATGCCGTGGCAGTTGGACGAATAG
- a CDS encoding EF-hand domain-containing protein, with product MQSQCIQGPNNPNPRSIALIQQLFAAADLDGNGTLDLDEVHTIFDRADLNSDGKIDFEEFRRHIEGL from the coding sequence ATCCAGAGTCAGTGTATCCAAGGCCCGAACAATCCAAATCCAAGATCGATCGCCCTGATCCAGCAGCTCTTTGCAGCGGCAGATTTAGACGGCAATGGCACTCTGGATCTGGATGAAGTTCACACGATTTTCGATCGAGCCGATCTCAACAGTGATGGCAAAATTGACTTTGAGGAATTCCGTCGTCACATTGAAGGGCTATAG
- a CDS encoding nucleotidyltransferase family protein has translation MRKLDALKLVQSHQEELQKLGVKSLNLFGSVARDQASPQSDIDILVELDEAIGFFEFFRIKHYLEDVFKCPVDLGTIDALKEHLRQPVLEEAIHVF, from the coding sequence ATGAGAAAGTTAGATGCACTCAAGCTAGTTCAATCTCACCAAGAAGAACTACAAAAATTAGGAGTTAAGTCCCTCAATCTTTTTGGCTCTGTTGCCCGCGATCAAGCCAGCCCTCAAAGCGATATAGATATTTTAGTAGAACTAGATGAAGCTATTGGCTTCTTTGAATTTTTTCGCATCAAACATTATCTAGAAGATGTTTTTAAGTGTCCTGTTGATTTAGGCACAATTGACGCTCTCAAGGAACATCTCAGGCAACCAGTTTTAGAGGAAGCTATTCATGTCTTCTAG
- a CDS encoding ABC-three component system middle component 2, with the protein MTSPFNSPLEIGVRSLTILTAVYPRALDLQFLVFFDYLAVHSGDVQGPASLHAPLPLRSGELTIKRGLIKRGLLLMISRGLVEHLISSNGFEYRASDNAGAFLSMLSSRYILKLKERAEWVVETFGNSSLQDLKEIEQNLFRNWSTQFQPLEISGRRGR; encoded by the coding sequence ATGACATCGCCCTTTAACAGTCCCCTGGAAATTGGAGTCAGATCGCTGACTATATTAACAGCAGTATATCCTCGGGCACTTGATCTCCAGTTCCTCGTTTTCTTTGACTACCTCGCTGTTCACTCAGGTGATGTTCAAGGCCCAGCTAGTTTGCATGCCCCACTTCCACTCCGCTCAGGTGAATTGACTATAAAGCGAGGACTGATTAAGCGTGGACTCCTATTAATGATCAGTCGCGGTCTTGTAGAGCATTTAATTTCATCAAATGGATTTGAATATCGAGCATCAGATAATGCAGGTGCATTCCTCTCAATGCTGAGTTCTCGATATATTTTAAAGCTTAAAGAACGTGCAGAATGGGTTGTTGAAACTTTTGGGAATTCATCTCTTCAAGACTTGAAAGAGATCGAACAAAATTTATTTCGGAATTGGTCTACGCAATTCCAGCCGTTGGAGATTTCAGGGAGGCGAGGAAGATGA